From a region of the Cucumis sativus cultivar 9930 chromosome 6, Cucumber_9930_V3, whole genome shotgun sequence genome:
- the LOC101204735 gene encoding histone-lysine N-methyltransferase ASHH2 isoform X2: protein MASFSSNSREGQMFEPDRGLEVTTASLCTNASDPDTSGEDGTLRGFEHADSLLMDKRLDGDSGGSDPCLNLDNESCNEGNKTLSLDMKESEDVDGLVDILGCDATMEMISLTESLVNSVKPEELDNNSCIIDAPAKVERDDTAQNGPILAGTGTRTDDLKSSYVCEIVSNSASADGLPNDFIQKNELENDGAGCSFSEVADRITEASVELEADMLNEMSPLQSGQILPIHVGQSIANYDRYVCRMDGKSLSSTSGETVTVVADMNSNPEGCLQMLPSQGCDRIGECLQSDGLPLTINASENDLCEEKHDSNSSSKYVPDVGGDDSDVLTNNNSDGGQHTVPGIGNDHNLEDATVQVNHDCVELLSSPLPSQLPNSEKDEFYGMLNGADIPIKYISSVNSCSVGDQDNNDIEKVGCVSEVKCPETVITSSKRSGRRRTSSQKTVTKRASRKTKKKVPEPLIFDTARRRRSSISRPARPSPWGSLGHIIQSFEEIDDVLVNQTQKQGNEKSKGNQGGAKRNKKQLSESSHRSRKGTQGKSATSTSTNRIRLKVKLGKNVGHNFLNIVVPEIVDSSLSAKGVNCNYGNESYWEGNLEFPPSNLGVDDQKAEEEGPLRKIFCYSRNQDKEDNCPDASVVNEQCTNNDSSCIVGIDKSSEKHADDNLCVSSHLVDPVATSDARSLDPGTSPDSEVINSVLDIQVGAARQEILQDSVLASLEDFAASGNAPGSKKGRKKDKPSRVVSCSEERGISVSACSNRSKSSKKHGRRHNVDNQLSSEIELPEETLKAEDILNDKECCRADVGSVFSESENSKTFLPSQSAKKKHPKGSKSIKTSKGKSKAPGSKNKIKNASNERVYQRKSFKNSKSKEALCDQVVTETESHQIIGNCLVDKPEKSDNIIASTVAVDLSVVQGAVNEQYMPPRNAWVLCDDCHKWRRIPASLVDSLGHASCTWTCKDNVDKAFANCSIPQEKSNAEINAELEISDESGEENGSKKRLTYRELESFHPATVNAVPQQNKFASISSNQFLHRSRKTQTIDEIMVCHCKPALDGRLGCGDECLNRMLNIECVRGTCPCGELCSNQQFQKRKYAKLQWLRCGKKGYGLQLLEDISKGQFLIEYVGEVLDMHAYEARQKEYALNGHRHFYFMTLNGSEVIDACGKGNLGRFINHSCDPNCRTEKWMVNGEICIGLFALRDIKKGEEVTFDYNYVRVFGAAAKKCYCGSFHCRGYIGGDPLNSEVIIQSDSDEEFPEPVMLRGDGRSLNSNLSTAVSSMDVAKMQSSEHLKGNRDKRDQPIRIASELKISEEKVDPLKLSASKISEEKEDPLKLSATKISEEKEDPLNLSASTISPLHSSLEFEDSKVASPIPVPDITHQTEDVTSQPIFVDQTEISLLDNIPDKNTCSIEQEAKLSVDDIDARKKSKLDSVEDKQVYIKSHPRMKTSRKLGSIKKGKVSSAEKIQITNRSQISSVKPKRLIEGSPGNRFEAVEEKLNELLDAEGGISKRKDAPKGYLKLLLLTAASGASASGEAIQSNRDLSMILDALLKTKSRLVLTDIINKNGLRMLHNIMKQYRSDFKKIPILRKLLKVLEYLVTREILTSEHINGGPPCPGMESLRESLLSLTEHDDKQVHQIARSFRDRWFPRHTRKFGYSEREDGRLEVYRGSNSSRFTASHSFRHDQDCRPTDAIDCIKQSMPTSLPDAHPAEVCSLASAASHSVNGQKVRKRKSRWDQPADTSLDLRSKEQKLESTSVQELNSSQLNSVGAASMLIDKVNNDDKDISLSDSVGVPCRQDEDIRADSAVPNIPEDIPPGFSSPFNPPVASSSAFSAVLDPPRQNIGDLSCAFSTVGHLQERFISRLPVSYGIPFSIIEQCGTSHAENLECWDVAPGVPFHPFPPLPPYPRGMRGLPTSACGTAGQSSQEGQVNSHDSRTSFSEESPPSTSTNYQTDLCTPSNNQQIAKRAKESSCDLGRRYFRQQKWRNTKFGPPWLQRRSQWGCQGNFRGGVSTIGDENIPDEEISPYCSDEASGRVDKANGDFYQHLQNQNLR from the exons ATGGCTTCCTTTTCATCTAATTCTCGTGAGGGCCAGATGTTTGAGCCAGATAGGGGGCTGGAAGTGACTACGGCTTCTCTCTGTACGAATGCATCGGACCCTGATACTTCTGGGGAGGATGGGACGCTTAGAGGCTTCGAACATGCAGATAGTTTGCTAATGGATAAAAGATTGGATGGTGATTCTGGCGGTAGTGATCCCTGTCTAAACTTGGATAACGAGTCTTGCAACGAGGGGAATAAAACATTGAGCTTGGATATGAAAGAGTCTGAAGACGTTGATGGTTTGGTTGATATTTTGGGATGCGATGCTACCATGGAAATGATTTCTTTAACTGAGTCATTAGTAAATTCTGTGAAACCTGAAGAACTTGATAATAATAGTTGTATAATTGATGCTCCTGCAAAAGTTGAAAGGGATGATACTGCACAAAATGGTCCTATTTTAGCAGGGACGGGTACTCGTACAGATGACTTAAAATCTTCTTATGTCTGTGAAATTGTTTCTAATTCAGCTTCGGCTGATGGACTGCCAAATGATTTCATACAGAAAAACGAGCTGGAAAATGATGGTGCTGGTTGTTCATTTTCTGAGGTTGCAGATAGGATAACTGAGGCTTCGGTTGAACTAGAAGCAGATATGTTGAATGAGATGTCCCCTTTACAGAGTGGTCAAATACTACCAATACATGTGGGGCAATCAATTGCCAACTATGATCGGTATGTTTGCCGGATGGACGGGAAGAGCTTAAGTAGCACCTCTGGAGAAACAGTAACTGTAGTTGCTGATATGAACAGCAACCCTGAAGGATGCCTGCAAATGTTGCCTTCCCAGGGATGCGATAGGATTGGGGAATGCTTGCAATCTGATGGTTTACCACTAACTATTAATGCTTCAGAGAATGATTTGTGTGAGGAAAAGCATGACAGTAATTCCTCATCCAAGTACGTTCCAGATGTTGGGGGAGATGATAGTGATGTCTTGACTAACAATAATAGTGATGGTGGACAACATACAGTTCCGGGGATTGGAAATGACCATAATCTGGAGGACGCTACTGTTCAAGTGAACCACGACTGTGTCGAACTACTTTCATCGCCCTTGCCTTCTCAGCTCCCTAATTCTGAGAAAGATGAATTTTATGGAATGTTGAATGGAGCAGATAttccaataaaatatattagttcTGTTAATTCATGTAGCGTCGGTGATCAAGACAACAATGACATAGAGAAAGTTGGCTGTGTTTCTGAAGTTAAATGTCCTGAAACAGTTATCACGTCTTCTAAGAGGAGTGGCCGAAGGAGAACATCAAGCCAAAAAACTGTGACAAAAAGGGCTTccaggaaaacaaaaaaaaaggtgcCAGAGCCACTGATTTTTGACACTGCAAGAAGGAGGAGAAGCTCTATATCTAGACCTGCTCGTCCCTCACCCTGGGGATCACTGGGCCATATTATTCAGtcatttgaagaaattgatgaTGTTCTGGTAAATCAAACCCAGAAGCAAGGAAATGAGAAATCTAAAGGTAATCAAGGAGGTGCCAAGCGGAATAAGAAACAGCTAAGTGAAAGTTCACATAGATCAAGAAAAGGGACCCAAGGAAAATCTGCTACTTCAACTTCAACCAACCGTATTCGTCTGAAGGTTAAATTAGGTAAAAACGTGGGTCATAATTTTCTGAACATTGTGGTTCCCGAAATTGTTGATTCATCATTGTCTGCCAAGGGTGTCAACTGCAATTATGGCAATGAATCATATTGGGAAGGTAATTTGGAATTCCCTCCATCAAACCTTGGTGTTGATGACCAAAAGGCCGAGGAGGAGGGGCCTTTAAGAAAGATCTTCTGCTACAGCAGGAATCAGGATAAAGAAGATAATTGTCCTGATGCTTCTGTTGTGAATGAACAATGTACTAATAATGATTCAAGTTGCATCGTTGGTATAGACAAGTCCTCTGAAAAACATGCAGATGATAATCTCTGTGTTTCCTCCCATTTGGTTGATCCTGTAGCGACAAGTGATGCCAGGAGTTTGGATCCTGGAACTTCGCCTGATTCAGAAGTGATAAATTCAGTTTTAGATATTCAAGTCGGAGCAGCACGTCAGGAAATTTTGCAGGACTCGGTTTTGGCATCCTTAGAAGATTTTGCCGCTTCTGGAAATGCTCCCGGTAGTAAGAAAGGTAGGAAGAAGGACAAACCCTCTCGGGTAGTTAGTTGTTCTGAGGAACGTGGCATAAGTGTTTCTGCTTGCAGTAACAGGTCCAAGTCATCAAAGAAGCACGGAAGAAGACATAATGTGGACAATCAACTTAGTTCTG AGATTGAACTTCCTGAAGAGACTTTGAAAGCAGAAGACATTCTCAATGATAAAGAATGTTGCAGAGCAGATGTTGGCAGTGTGTTTTCTGAATCAGAGAATTCAAAAacatttcttccttctcaatCCGCAAAGAAGAAACATCCCAAAGGTTCTAAATCTATTAAAACTAGCAAAGGCAAGTCAAAGGCTCCTGgctcaaaaaacaaaataaagaatgcTTCAAATGAAAGGGTTTACCAACGGaagtcttttaaaaatagtaaaagcaAGGAGGCTCTATGTGACCAAGTTGTGACTGAAACAGAAAGTCACCAAATCATAG GAAATTGTCTTGTCGACAAGCCTGAGAAAAGCGATAACATTATTGCATCCACGGTGGCAGTAGATTTGAGTGTGGTACAGGGTGCTGTGAATGAGCAGTATATGCCTCCTCGCAATGCTTGGGTGCTCTGCGATGACTGTCATAAATGGCGACGCATACCAGCTTCTCTTGTTGATAGTTTAGGACATGCAAGTTGCACATG GACTTGTAAGGACAATGTGGATAAAGCTTTTGCTAATTGCTCAATCCCACAAGAGAAGTCGAATGCAGAGATTAATGCAGAGTTGGAAATATCAGATGAATCTGGGGAAGAAAATGGTTCCAAAAAACGGCTAACTTACAGGGAATTGGAGAGTTTTCATCCAGCAACAG TGAATGCTGTTCCTCAACAGAACAAATTTGCTTCCATTAGCAGCAATCAGTTTTTGCACCGCAGTCGTAAAACCCAGACTATTGATGAG ATAATGGTTTGTCACTGCAAACCAGCTTTGGATGGTCGGTTAGGTTGTGGAGATGAATGCTTGAACCGAATGCTCAATATTGAATGTGTACGAGGTACATGTCCTTGTGGGGAACTTTGTTCTAATCAACAG TTCCAGAAGCGTAAGTATGCTAAATTACAGTGGTTGCGATGTGGAAAGAAAGGTTATGGGCTACAGTTGCTTGAGGATATATCAAAAGGACAATTTCTCATTGAGTATGTTGGAGAG GTCCTTGACATGCATGCTTATGAGGCACGCCAAAAGGAATATGCATTGAATGGTCATCGGCATTTTTACTTCATGACCCTAAATGGCAGCGAG GTCATAGACGCATGTGGAAAGGGAAATTTGGGGCGTTTCATTAATCACAGTTGTGATCCAAATTGCCGCACGGAGAAG TGGATGGTGAATGGAGAAATCTGCATTGGGCTCTTTGCACTAAGGGATATTAAGAAG GGGGAAGAGGTGACATTTGACTACAATTATGTAAGGGTATTTGGGGCTGCtgcaaaaaaatgttattgtgGTTCTTTCCATTGTCGAGGTTATATAGGTGGAGACCCCCTCAATTCTGAGGTCATTATTCAAAGTGATTCAGATGAAGAATTCCCCGAACCTGTGATGCTTCGAGGAGATGGAAGAAGTTTGAATAGTAACTTGTCAACTGCAGTTAGTTCAATGGATGTTGCTAAAATGCAATCCTCTGAGCATCTAAAAGGGAATAGGGATAAGAGAGATCAACCTATCAGAATTGCTAGTGAATTGAAGATTTCAGAAGAAAAAGTGGATCCTCTTAAGCTTTCTGCGTCGAAGATttcagaagaaaaagaggatcCTCTTAAACTTTCTGCAACGAAGATttcagaagaaaaagaagatccTCTTAACCTTTCTGCCTCTACCATTTCTCCATTGCATAGTTCATTGGAATTCGAAGATTCGAAGGTAGCATCACCTATTCCAGTGCCAGATATTACCCATCAGACTGAGGATGTGACAAGCCAACCTATCTTTGTTGATCAGACAGAAATATCTCTTTTGGACAATATTCCTGACAAAAATACATGCTCTATTGAGCAGGAGGCAAAGTTATCAGTGGATGACATTGACGCTCGTAAGAAGTCCAAGCTGGATTCTGTTGAAGATAAGCAAGTGTATATAAAATCGCATCCTCGGATGAAAACTTCGCGTAAACTAGGTTCcatcaagaaaggaaaagttaGCTCTGcagaaaaaatacaaataactAACAGGTCCCAGATTTCCTCTGTAAAGCCCAAGCGATTGATTGAAGGTTCTCCGGGTAACCGCTTTGAAGCAG TTGAGGAGAAGCTTAATGAACTTCTGGATGCTGAAGGGGGAattagcaaaagaaaa GATGCCCCTAAAGGGTACTTAAAGCTTCTTCTTCTGACTGCTGCATCGGGTGCAAGTGCTAGCGGTGAAGCAATTCAGAG CAATCGGGATCTTTCAATGATCCTTGATGCTCTTTTGAAGACAAAGTCACGATTAGTATTGACTGacataataaacaaaaatg GTTTGCGGATGCTGCATAACATAATGAAGCAATATAGAAGTGACTTCAAAAAGATACCTATTCTTCGGAAGCTTTTGAAG GTCCTGGAATACTTGGTGACAAGAGAGATACTCACTTCAGAGCATATCAATGGCGGTCCCCCTTGCCCTGGAATGGAAAG TTTGAGAGAGTCCTTATTGTCACTGACAGAGCATGATGACAAACAG GTACATCAAATTGCCCGAAGTTTTCGGGACAGATGGTTCCCAAGACATACTAGAAAATTTGGTTATTCTGAGAGAGAGGATGGGAGATTGGAAGTTTACAGGGGTTCAAACAGCAGTAGGTTTACTGCATCACACAGTTTTCGGCACGATCAGGATTGCAGACCCACAGATGCAATTGATTGTATCAAGCAGTCGATGCCTACATCTTTGCCAGATGCTCATCCTGCAGAGGTCTGTTCTCTGGCTTCCGCAGCTAGTCACTCAGTGAATGGACAAAAAGTCCGTAAGCGTAAGAGTCGATGGGATCAGCCTGCAGATACGAGCCTAGATCTGAGATCTAAGGAGCAGAAGCTTGAATCAACATCGGTGCAGGAATTGAATTCCAGCCAATTAAATAGTGTTGGAGCAGCATCAATGCTGATAGACAAAGTAAACAATGATGATAAGGACATCTCCCTCTCTGATTCTGTTGGAGTACCTTGTCGGCAAGATGAAGATATAAGGGCTGACAGTGCAGTGCCAAACATCCCTGAAGATATTCCTCCTGGATTTTCATCTCCCTTCAATCCCCCTGTTGCTTCCTCAAGTGCTTTTTCAGCAGTTTTAGATCCTCCTCGACAGAATATTGGCGATTTGAGTTGTGCTTTTTCCACAGTTGGGCATCTACAGGAAAGATTTATTTCTCGCTTGCCTGTATCCTATggaattccattttctatcaTTGAGCAATGTGGAACATCTCATGCAGAGAATCTGGAGTGTTGGGATGTTGCTCCTGGAGTGCCTTTTCATCCTTTTCCACCCCTACCACCATATCCCCGAGGTATGAGAGGCCTGCCTACATCTGCCTGTGGTACTGCTGGACAATCGTCTCAGGAAGGGCAGGTGAACAGCCATGATTCTCGAACTTCTTTCTCAGAAGAAAGCCCTCCTAGTACAAGTACTAATTACCAAACAGATTTGTGCACTCCATCAAACAACCAGCAGATAGCGAAACGGGCAAAAGAATCATCATGTGACTTGGGACGAAGATACTTTAGGCAGCAGAAGTGGCGTAATACAAAGTTTGGCCCCCCTTGGTTACAGAGAAGAAGTCAGTGGGGATGCCAGGGGAACTTCAGGGGTGGGGTGAGCACTATAGGTGATGAAAATATTCCCGACGAGGAAATAAGTCCATATTGCTCGGATGAAGCAAGCGGTAGAGTGGATAAAGCTAATGGTGATTTTTATCAGCATTTGCAGAACCAAAATCTGCGTTAG